Proteins encoded together in one Diabrotica undecimpunctata isolate CICGRU chromosome 3, icDiaUnde3, whole genome shotgun sequence window:
- the POLDIP2 gene encoding polymerase delta-interacting protein 2 translates to MDIVSITLRCNVIPVVSRLLVARRNYARLAEVGRLETPKVSGKYETGQLILHRVFGYRGVVLFPWLARVYDRDLPNRNEGEEETSAGVGKEVRGRTHTFYQVLIDQRDCPYIRAQTEAVTFLGNQDSSRSLYAIPGLDYVAHEDIIPYASAEKTPLNHELFDKFLMANPKGDPPFVPQETLKAWQNKNHPWLELSDVHKETTENIRVTVIPFYMGSRDSHASSVYWWRYCIRLENLGSLSVQLRERHWRIFSLSGTLETVRGRGVVGQEPALTRALPAFQYSSHVSLQAPSGHMWGTFRMEREDGYTFDCRIPPFSLESKPDGGSASPPDTV, encoded by the exons ATGGACATAGTTTCAATAACACTTCGTTGCAATGTTATACCAGTTGTTTCTAGATTACTTGTAGCTCGCAGAAATTATGCAAG attGGCAGAAGTTGGTAGGTTAGAAACACCAAAGGTCTCTGGAAAGTATGAAACAGGACAATTGATTTTGCATAGGGTCTTCGGTTATAGAGGCGTTGTACTATTCCCCTGGTTAGCTCGTGTTTATGACAGAGATTTACCAAATCGGAATGAAGGAGAGGAAGAGACATCTGCAGGAGTGGGTAAAGAAGTTAGAGGAAGAACACACACCTTTTATCAAGTGCTGATTGATCAAAGAGACTGTCCCTACATT AGAGCCCAAACAGAGGCTGTAACCTTCTTAGGTAATCAAGATTCATCCAGGAGTTTATATGCAATTCCAGGCTTGGATTATGTTGCCCATGAAGATATTATCCCCTATGCTAGTGCAGAAAAGACCCCCTTAAACCATGAACTTTTTGATAAATTCTTAATGGCAAATCCAAAAGGTG ATCCTCCTTTTGTTCCTCAAGAAACATTAAAAGCATGGCAGAACAAAAATCATCCTTGGTTAGAACTTTCAGATGTACACAAAGAAACTACTGAGAATATTAGAGTAACCGTTATACCTTTCTATATGGGATCCAGAGACTCCCACGCAAGTTCTGTATACTGG TGGAGATATTGTATTCGATTGGAAAACCTAGGCTCCCTTAGCGTGCAATTGAGAGAAAGACATTGGAGGATATTTTCTTTATCTGGAACCTTAGAGACAGTAAGAGGTCGTGGTGTTGTTGGACAAGAACCAGCTTTAACAAGAGCGCTTCCAGCTTTTCAGTATAGCAGTCACGTCAGTTTGCAGGCCCCTAGTGGACACATGTg GGGTACTTTCCGTATGGAGCGAGAAGATGGATATACTTTCGACTGTAGAATACCGCCattttcattagaaagcaaaCCGGATGGTGGCTCAGCATCCCCTCCAGATACGGTTTAA
- the LOC140436394 gene encoding solute carrier family 35 member G1, with translation MSENVELQQLVDEDFEEEFKIQEPKPCCRCPYLGLILATLSSLFFSLCSVIVKWMTDVHPMALAAYRYLGVLLPAIPIIIYREEKVFPKGKRIMLLLRSFTGTVSLMLSFYAFRHMPLADASVIVFSVPVFTGIFARMFLKEPCGLFNVFSVILTLIGVVLITRPPLLFGNTINSLGDNGQKTEMWGAVAAFSATLFGANAYVLLRALKGIHFSVIMTNFGAFAFVQCLLVTVLLGALCLPSCGLDRYLIVALAVFSFLGQILLTVALQIEQAGPVAIARSSDIVFAFIWQVMFFNEVPNRFSVGGAILVLSSVLLIGLRKWVLALPYDAKLRRNLSFLTK, from the coding sequence atgTCCGAAAACGTTGAACTTCAGCAGTTGGTCGACGAAGATTTTGAAGAGGAATTCAAAATCCAAGAACCAAAACCTTGTTGCCGCTGCCCCTATTTAGGACTAATCTTAGCTACATTAAGTTCTCTATTTTTTTCATTATGTTCTGTGATCGTTAAATGGATGACTGATGTACATCCTATGGCTTTAGCAGCTTATCGGTATTTGGGGGTGCTTTTGCCAGCAATACCGATTATAATATATAGAGAAGAAAAAGTTTTTCCCAAAGGAAAACGTATAATGTTACTCTTAAGGTCCTTTACTGGCACAGTATCGTTAATGCTGAGTTTTTATGCCTTTCGACATATGCCTCTTGCCGATGCCTCTGTAATAGTGTTCTCTGTGCCTGTCTTTACGGGTATTTTTGCCAGAATGTTCTTAAAAGAACCCTGTGGGTTATTTAACGTATTTTCAGTGATTCTAACTTTAATTGGAGTTGTATTAATAACAAGGCCTCCTTTGCTATTCGGAAATACTATAAATTCACTTGGTGATAATGGTCAGAAGACTGAAATGTGGGGTGCAGTTGCAGCGTTTTCAGCTACATTATTTGGGGCCAATGCCTATGTTTTACTAAGGGCTTTAAAAGGAATACATTTTTCTGTTATTATGACAAACTTTGGTGCATTTGCATTTGTTCAGTGTCTTCTTGTTACAGTTTTGTTGGGTGCTCTGTGCTTACCCTCTTGCGGGTTAGATAGATATCTTATAGTAGCCTTGgcagtttttagttttttgggTCAAATTCTACTCACAGTAGCATTGCAAATAGAGCAGGCAGGTCCTGTTGCTATTGCAAGAAGTAGTGATATTGTTTTTGCGTTCATATGGCAAGTAATGTTTTTCAATGAAGTACCAAATCGGTTTTCTGTTGGTGGTGCTATATTGGTTTTAAGTTCAGTGCTGTTAATTGGACTCAGAAAATGGGTTTTAGCTTTGCCTTATGATGCTAAATTGAGAAGGAACCTGAGTTTCTTGACAAAATAA